In Rattus norvegicus strain BN/NHsdMcwi chromosome 1, GRCr8, whole genome shotgun sequence, a genomic segment contains:
- the LOC120099778 gene encoding small nuclear ribonucleoprotein G-like has protein sequence MSEGHPPERRKVMDGKLSLKLDGGRRVRGVLRGFDPFMNLVVDECVEMGNSGQQNNSGVVVIRGNSIVMLEALERA, from the coding sequence ATGAGCGAAGGCCACCCTCCCGAACGGAGAAAGGTTATGGACGGGAAGTTGTCATTGAAGTTAGACGGCGGCAGGCGTGTACGAGGAGTACTGCGGGGCTTTGATCCCTTTATGAACCTTGTGGTTGATGAGTGTGTGGAGATGGGAAACAGTGGGCAACAGAACAACAGTGGGGTGGTGGTCATCCGAGGAAACAGCATCGTCATGTTAGAAGCCTTGGAAAGAGCCTAA